In the genome of Acidimicrobiia bacterium, the window AGAGGAGCTCAACGCTGCGCTTGATCTGCGCCCGATGACCGAGGGTGGTATCACGGGTTGAGGTTCAGTCCGCCGCCGGCATCGGGCATGGGACCCGCGCGGGATCCGATGATGGAGGGTTTCCTGTTCACCGATCAGTACCAGTTGACAATGGCCCAGCTGTACTGGAAGTACGGACTTGCCGACACCACCGCCCAGTTCGACTACTTCTTCAGGCGGTACCCGAACTACGGCGAGCACCAGGCCGGGTACGCCGTCACCGCGGGCATGGGATGGCTCCTCGACTGGATCGAGACAACCCGCATCACCGCCGAGGATCTCGAGGCCCTTCGCGCACAAACCGACAGGACAGGATCGCGCCGTTTCGACGACGGTTTCCTGGCGTGGCTCGCCGAGGACGGGAGCTTCGACCGGCTCCGGATCAGGTCGATCGCCGAGGGTCGAATCGTCCATGCCGCCGAGCCGATCGCCGTCGTGGAAGGCCCCCTCGCGGTCGCTCAGATCCTTGAGACCTCACTGCTGAACCATCTCAACTACCAGACCCTGATCGCAACCAAGGCCTCCCGAATCGCCGAACAGGCCCGAGGTGCCGTAGTGCTTGAGTTCGGGATGCGTCGGGGTCCTGATCAGGGGACGAACGCTGGCACGCGCGCGGCGCTGATCGGTGGGGCGCATGCCAGCTCCAATGTGGGCGCATCGGCGGTGTTCGGGACCGACCCAATGGGTACCCATGCTCATTCGATGGTGCAGCTGTTCATGGCGCTCGGTGAGGGCGAGATCGGGGCTTTTCGGGCGTATGCCGCAACCTATCCGGACGAATGTCTGCTGCTCGTCGACACCATTGACACCTTGCGCAGCGGACTCCCGAACGCCATCGAGGTGTTCGGGGAGCTTCGAGCTCGGGGCCACGAGCCGGTAGGGATCCGTCTCGATTCGGGAGATCTTGCGCACCTCGCGGTCCGTTCCGCTGCCATGCTCGACGATGCCGGATTCCCCGATGTCGCGATCGTGCTGTCCTCGGACCTCGACGAACTCGCGATGTGGCAGATCCGGGAACAGATCATCCAGGAGGCACCCGCATATGGCCTCGAGCCCGACGCCGTTGTCGCAAGGCTCACCTACGGAGTCGGGACCCGGCTCGTCACCTCCCACGGCGACTCGGCGCTCGGCGGTGTGTACAAGCTCGTCGGCATCGAACGCGACGGTGCACTTGCACCGGCAATCAAGGTCTCTGATTCGCCTGCGAAGATGCCGATTCCGGGCGACAAGCGCCTGTGGCGCGTCTATGACCAGCGCGGCCTCGCAACGGCCGATGTGGTTGCTCTCACCGGTGAATCTGTGGCACGGAACGAACCGATCACGGTGCACCATCCGCACCAGCCGGGCGTCAGCCGTCGCCTCGACGCCGGTCAGGTCCACGATGTGGAGGAACTCCATGTCGTCGTGTTCGACACGGGACAGCGCCGGGACCGGGATGGGAGCATCGATGCCCTCCGTGCCCGCCGCGACGCCGACCTTGACCGGCTCGATGTCGGTGTCAGACGCCTCGTCAATCCCCACCGATACCATGTTTCGGTGACCGATGGCGTGCGCGACCTTCGCGACCGGCTCCTTGCCGGGTACCACTAACGCACGGTGACGCCTGCGTCGACCATGGTGGCGATGGCGCGGGCACCGTCGCCGGGTTCGAGATCAACCGCGGCGATACCGTCAGCAACAACGATGGTCTCATAGCCGAGCCTGACGGCGTCGAGGCAGGTAGCAAGCACGCAGTAATCGGTGGCAAGCCCGACGACGACCACCGTGTCGATGCCGTGAGCGGTCAGCATGCCACCAAGCTCGGTCGGGATCTCATCACCCGAGGTGGGATCACGCATGGTGAACCCGGAGTATCCATCCTCCCCGTTCGTGCCCTTTCGAACGACCGGTCCGGTGGCCGTGCAGTCGGCGTGGAACTCCGCGCCCCAGGAATCTGCGACACAGTGCACCGGCCAGATCCCGCCATCCTTGGCGAAATGGGGGGTGGATTCGGGGTGCCAGTCCTGGGTTCTGACGACAAGGGATCCCGCTGCCGCTGCCGCGTCGGCCTGTTCGTTGATCGATGTCATCACCCGCGGTGCGCCGGAGACGAACAGCGACCCATCCGGATGGGCAAAGTCGTTCTGGACATCGACGACGATGAGCGCCGTGGTCTCTCCATAGGTGATCATGGATCGGCGGTCATGTCGTCACGCCGGCCTGTTCGAGTGCGTTGGCAAGCGTGGTCCAGGCGAGGTCGGCGCACTTGATCCGCACAGGGAACTTGCGGACTCCCTGGAGCGCTTCGAGGTCGCCGAGGACCGAACCGGGCCGTTCCTCGTCGACGGGATTCTCGCCCTCCTCGATCGACATCATGGTTCGGAACTTGTGGGCGAGATCGGTGATCTCGCCGGTCGTCTTCCCGACGATCGACTCCATCATCATGGAGCCCGACGCCTGCGAGATCGAACACCCCTGTCCCTGCATGGCGGCGTCGGTGACGACATCATCCTCGATGACGATGTCGAGGTAGAACTCGTCGCCACACGACGGATTGGTTCCCTCGGCGTGGATGTGGTCGGCCTCGATACGGCCCCTTCGCCTCGGGTTGCGGTAGTGATCGAGGATCACACCACGGTACAGCTCGTCGAGTTCTGCCATTCAGGTCCTGGTCCGCTGGGTTCGAGGATACCGGTGGGGGGTGAGCACTCAGGCGAGCCCGAAGATCCTGCGCGCCTTGTGGAGGGACTCGACGAGCACATCGACCTCCTCGAGCGTGTTGTAGAGGTAGAACGAGGCTCTTGCGGTGGCGGGTATGGCAAGGTACTTCATGAGCGGCCGCGCGCAGTGATGACCCGCCCGCACCGCAACACCGTCCTGGTCGAGGATGGTTGCGATGTCATGCGGATGGATGTCTCCGAGCTCGAAGCTCACGGCGCCGCCGCGCCTCGACACATCCTTCGGGCCGTAGATCGTCAAGTCGGGCACCTCGGACAGCCGCTCGAGTGCGTACTGGGTCAGGGCGCGTTCGTGCCCAACGATGGTCTCCATGCCGATGGCTTCGAGGTAATCCACGGCGGCACCGAAGCCGATCGCCTCGGCGATCGGTGGTGTCCCCGCTTCGAATTTGTGGGGGACCGGCGCCCAGGTCGCCGAGTGCCGCTCGACGGTGTTGATCATTTCCCCGCCACCTTCGGTCGGCTCCATCTCCTCAAGGAGTTCGGCGCGCCCCCAGAGGGCCCCGATCCCGGTCGGGCCGAGCATCTTGTGTGAGGAGAAGGCAAGGAAGTCGACTTGAAGCTCCGTGACATCCACCGCGGTGTGCGGCACGAGCTGGGCACCGTCGAGGACCGAGATGGCCCCAACCGAGCGCGCCGCGGCCGACAGGGTCTCGATCGGGCCGAGTGCACCCGTGACATTGGACATGCCGGAAAAGGCGATGACCCGGGTTCGCTCGTCGATCACGGTGTCGAGCTGGCTCGTGTCGACGCCGTAGTCGTCGTCGAGCTCGAGATAGGCGAGTTCGGCGCCCGTGTAGCGCGCGACGAGCTGCCACGGCACGATGTTGGCGTGGTGTTCCATGATCGTCACCACGATGCGGTCCCCGTCGCGAAGGTGGTTCAGACCCCACCCGTAGGCGATGTAGTTGAGTGCGGTCGTTGTTCCCCTTGTGAAGACCAGGTGCGCCGGGGACGCGCCGATGAAGGAGGCAACCTTCGACCGGGCTGTCTCATACTGCTCGGTCGCCTCTGCCGCGAGCGTGTGGGCGCCACGATGCACATTGGCATTCGAGGTCTCGTAGTAGGTGTCCATGGCGTCGAGCACCGACCGTGGCTTCTGCGTGGTGGCTGCCGAGTCGAGGTAGACGAGCGGCTTTCCGTTGACCTCGCGTCCGAGAATCGGGAAGTCCGACCGGAGCGCCCGCAGGTCGCTCACCCGACGCCGACCTCCGGCCGGAACGCCTCGTACCCTGCTTCTTCGATGGCGTCCGCGAGCTCGGCAGTGCCGGATTCGACGATCGTACCGTCCACGAAGACATGGACGAAGTCGGGCGTGATGTAGTCGAGCATCCGCTGGTAGTGGGTAATGATGAGGAAACCCCGTTGCTCGTTCTGGAGCCTCGTGACGCCTTCAGCCACGATCTTGAGCGCATCGATGTCGAGTCCGCTGTCGGTCTCGTCCAACACCGCGAATTCGGGTTCGAGGACCGCCATCTGGAGGATCTCGTTGCGTTTGCGTTCGCCGCCGGAGAAACCCTCATTGAGGTAGCGGTCGGCGAACGATGGATCCATGTCGAGGTCCCGCATGGCGTCCATCACCTTGAGGCGCAGCTCGAGGACCGTGAGATCGGTCCCCGTCTTGTTCGACAGTGCGGTGCGGAGGAAGTTCACGACGCTGACGCCGGGGATCTCCTCGGGGTACTGGAAGCCGAGGAACATTCCGACCTTCCCGCGCTTGTCAGGAGACCACTCGGTGATGTCCTCGCCCTTGAAGCGAACGGAACCAGAGACCTCGTAGGCGGGATGGCCGAGGAGGATGTTGGCAAGGGTCGACTTGCCGGATCCGTTGGGACCCATGATGGCATGCGTCTCGCCCGCGTTGATCGTCACATCGACCCCTTTGAGAATCGGGGTGCCGTCGACGGAGGCGTGCAGGTTGCTGACCTCAAGGAGGGGCGTTGGCATCGTCGTCATGGGGCGAGGATACCCCGTCAGATGGCCCAAGGAAGCGGTTTCCAATATGCTGGTAGGTGAAACACGGTTGGGTGGGCAGGAGGTCCGCCGTGAGCGTCGTCAGGTGCCGATGGCCTCGAAGACGAGGCGCATCCGATCGAGGTCGATGGCGTCGAGTGGCCGGTACTCCTGGATGTAGTACCGACCGATGCCCCACGACATCAGACGGTCGATGACGGCTCTTGCCATCTCGGGAGTCCCGTGTGGCACGCCGCGAGCATCGAGCAGGTCGCGGTAATCGGTGGCCGAGATGCCACGCCGTGCTCCCCGCGTCTCGAGCGCCTCGGCGTGTTCGCGTTCCGACTCGTGGATGAGGACCGGTCCCGCGAACGACACGAGGATCGCGTCCGGGTCACGGCTTGCGGCCACAGCTGCCGTGCGCATCGTCTCGACCCGCTCGTCGAGGTTGTGGCGTTCCGTGACGAACAGGTTGTATTCGTCGGCGTATCGCCCCGCGAGCTGCGGTGTGCGGCGTCGCCCGGCGCCGCCGATGACGATGGCGAACCCGTCCGAGACGCGTGGGTGCACCCTCGTGATGTCGAGCGAGTGATGGGTTCCCGGGACGGAACCGCCTCCGGATGTGATCGCGGCGATCACTGCCAGCGCCTCTTCGAGCCGATCGAACCGCTCTTCGATCGGGGGGAGGTCGACGCCGAATGCCTCATGTTCGGAACGCATCCAGCCTGCCCCGACGCCGAGGGTGAACCGACCGCCGGACATCTCGTCGATGGTCGCCGCCGATTTGGCGAGGACGGCGGGGTGGCGGAAGGTGATGGGTGAGACAAGCGACACGAGTCGGATCTTCGAGGTTTCGCGTGCGAGGCCCCCGAATGAGACAAGGGCATCGGTCGCATCGTTCGAGTCCTCCCCGTCGAGGTAGTGATCCGACCGGGCGAAGGCCGCAAAGCCCGTCGCTTCGGCCCACCGTGCGAGCTCGATGAGGCGCTCGTACGACCCACCGCATTGCGGCTCGACGAAGAGGCCGAGTTCCATCGCGTCCGTCCTCACCACCCGCGCTCGATCCACACGGGGAGCTGGTCGCGTTCGGTCCCGATCGTCGTGCCTGCACCGTGCCCGGGGAGCACGATGGTGGAGTCGTCAAGGATGAACAAATGGTCCCGGATCGAGGCGATGATCGTGTCGAACGAGCTGTACTCGAATCGGGTGGCCCCCGGCCCACCGGGAAACAGCGTGTCGCCGGTGAGCACGACGCCATCGAGCACGACGCAGATCGACCCCGGTGTGTGGCCCGGCGTATGGATGATCTGCGCCGTCACTTCACCGAAGGAAAGCGGTCCGGTGGCGAGGGGCGAGAACGGCTTGGCCGCGATGGTGAGATCGGCTGGGTGGAGGAGCACGGGTGCACCGAGGTGTCGACCGACCTCCTGGGCGGCTTGATGGTGATCCCAGTGGCCGTGTGTTGTCACGATGGCGACGACATCAGCATCGGCAGCGAGCTCCACCAGTGCGTCGATGTCGTCTGCCGCATCGACAAGGAGTGCTTGGTTGGTGCCCGTGCAGCGCACGAGGTATGCGTTGTTGTCGAGGGCGCCGACAGCGGCTTGATTGACAACGAACCCGGGACCGGTGATGGGGTCCGGTGTGGTGCTACTGAACAAGGTCCTGCATGATCGCGTTGAGCTGCTCGATCGGGAGTTCGCCCGAAGTGCGGAGGGCGACGGTGCCGTCTGCGTTCAGGAATACCCAGTACGGGAACCCTCCTGATCCGTAGGCGGTCAGCACGGAGTTCTTCTTGTCGTCGCGCAGCACGGGAACGGTCCAGCCCTCGCGCTCGAGCCAGTCCGACGGCGGATAGTTCTCGCGTGCCGAGTTCATCGAAGTCGCGACCGAGTACATGTCGACGCCATC includes:
- a CDS encoding MBL fold metallo-hydrolase; this encodes MFSSTTPDPITGPGFVVNQAAVGALDNNAYLVRCTGTNQALLVDAADDIDALVELAADADVVAIVTTHGHWDHHQAAQEVGRHLGAPVLLHPADLTIAAKPFSPLATGPLSFGEVTAQIIHTPGHTPGSICVVLDGVVLTGDTLFPGGPGATRFEYSSFDTIIASIRDHLFILDDSTIVLPGHGAGTTIGTERDQLPVWIERGW
- a CDS encoding cysteine desulfurase, with translation MSDLRALRSDFPILGREVNGKPLVYLDSAATTQKPRSVLDAMDTYYETSNANVHRGAHTLAAEATEQYETARSKVASFIGASPAHLVFTRGTTTALNYIAYGWGLNHLRDGDRIVVTIMEHHANIVPWQLVARYTGAELAYLELDDDYGVDTSQLDTVIDERTRVIAFSGMSNVTGALGPIETLSAAARSVGAISVLDGAQLVPHTAVDVTELQVDFLAFSSHKMLGPTGIGALWGRAELLEEMEPTEGGGEMINTVERHSATWAPVPHKFEAGTPPIAEAIGFGAAVDYLEAIGMETIVGHERALTQYALERLSEVPDLTIYGPKDVSRRGGAVSFELGDIHPHDIATILDQDGVAVRAGHHCARPLMKYLAIPATARASFYLYNTLEEVDVLVESLHKARRIFGLA
- a CDS encoding nicotinate phosphoribosyltransferase codes for the protein MGPARDPMMEGFLFTDQYQLTMAQLYWKYGLADTTAQFDYFFRRYPNYGEHQAGYAVTAGMGWLLDWIETTRITAEDLEALRAQTDRTGSRRFDDGFLAWLAEDGSFDRLRIRSIAEGRIVHAAEPIAVVEGPLAVAQILETSLLNHLNYQTLIATKASRIAEQARGAVVLEFGMRRGPDQGTNAGTRAALIGGAHASSNVGASAVFGTDPMGTHAHSMVQLFMALGEGEIGAFRAYAATYPDECLLLVDTIDTLRSGLPNAIEVFGELRARGHEPVGIRLDSGDLAHLAVRSAAMLDDAGFPDVAIVLSSDLDELAMWQIREQIIQEAPAYGLEPDAVVARLTYGVGTRLVTSHGDSALGGVYKLVGIERDGALAPAIKVSDSPAKMPIPGDKRLWRVYDQRGLATADVVALTGESVARNEPITVHHPHQPGVSRRLDAGQVHDVEELHVVVFDTGQRRDRDGSIDALRARRDADLDRLDVGVRRLVNPHRYHVSVTDGVRDLRDRLLAGYH
- a CDS encoding LLM class flavin-dependent oxidoreductase, with amino-acid sequence MELGLFVEPQCGGSYERLIELARWAEATGFAAFARSDHYLDGEDSNDATDALVSFGGLARETSKIRLVSLVSPITFRHPAVLAKSAATIDEMSGGRFTLGVGAGWMRSEHEAFGVDLPPIEERFDRLEEALAVIAAITSGGGSVPGTHHSLDITRVHPRVSDGFAIVIGGAGRRRTPQLAGRYADEYNLFVTERHNLDERVETMRTAAVAASRDPDAILVSFAGPVLIHESEREHAEALETRGARRGISATDYRDLLDARGVPHGTPEMARAVIDRLMSWGIGRYYIQEYRPLDAIDLDRMRLVFEAIGT
- a CDS encoding SUF system NifU family Fe-S cluster assembly protein; the encoded protein is MAELDELYRGVILDHYRNPRRRGRIEADHIHAEGTNPSCGDEFYLDIVIEDDVVTDAAMQGQGCSISQASGSMMMESIVGKTTGEITDLAHKFRTMMSIEEGENPVDEERPGSVLGDLEALQGVRKFPVRIKCADLAWTTLANALEQAGVTT
- the sufC gene encoding Fe-S cluster assembly ATPase SufC — its product is MPTPLLEVSNLHASVDGTPILKGVDVTINAGETHAIMGPNGSGKSTLANILLGHPAYEVSGSVRFKGEDITEWSPDKRGKVGMFLGFQYPEEIPGVSVVNFLRTALSNKTGTDLTVLELRLKVMDAMRDLDMDPSFADRYLNEGFSGGERKRNEILQMAVLEPEFAVLDETDSGLDIDALKIVAEGVTRLQNEQRGFLIITHYQRMLDYITPDFVHVFVDGTIVESGTAELADAIEEAGYEAFRPEVGVG
- a CDS encoding isochorismatase family protein, with the translated sequence MITYGETTALIVVDVQNDFAHPDGSLFVSGAPRVMTSINEQADAAAAAGSLVVRTQDWHPESTPHFAKDGGIWPVHCVADSWGAEFHADCTATGPVVRKGTNGEDGYSGFTMRDPTSGDEIPTELGGMLTAHGIDTVVVVGLATDYCVLATCLDAVRLGYETIVVADGIAAVDLEPGDGARAIATMVDAGVTVR